TATTCGATAGAAGACCATCCTGTTGTTCGAAGTATTGTAGAGATAAGATTATTTTTAGAGAAGGTCCGTTTTATCCTGTCACCACTGTATATTTACATAAGACAATATGTATCTGAAATCCTGCTATCTGCTGCAGATTCGACCGATCGACAAAAAACAACAATACCAAATCCAAAAACTAATTAAAGTCAGTGAAAATACAACAAATAATACCAGTGAGAAGGAGCCAGTTGCATCCAATAAGAGTGAGGATGTATCAAAGTATCGTCCAAATCCTGACATGCTTGTTAGCAAAGTAGAACCAACAGCTCATGTgagtttatttaataataatatcaagtGCAAATTTGTGGTGTTGCAATATGATACAAAATGCAAACAATATCTGTCCTATGCCTCTCTAACTTAATTCATTTATGCTATAGGATGGTGATGGTGTTTATCATGGTCCTAGATTTGCCCCAACATCTATGGATCTAGATAAGCCTTCTAAGGGAGAAAGAAATGCCAGCCGAAGAGACAGGGAACTTCTGAAACAAGCTCAGAACAGTGATTATATCAAGACATTAGTGAATGATATGGAGGAAAGACCTGAAGAGGTGAcattattagtttattttggGTGTGGATTCATAACAATATAACGAGTTTATGTAATAGTTATCATTTGCTGCTTACTTCGCAGATAAAAGATTTTGAGGGAACCAGCAGAGAAGTGGACAATTATATTAGAAAAATGGAGAAGCTTGCTAAGGTGGAGGAGGATGAATTCACGCGCATTCCTCGTACGAAAgaagagaggaagaaagagaagTACTTGAAGAAAGCGAAAAATGGGTATGGGGAAGGCCTGATATCTCTGCTATCGCTATCATAAAAGCATCACGTGTTTGATGACATGTTTCcttatttgtttatatattcaCTTACATTTGTGTATATTATTTGCAGGATGCAAGGTCTAACTGAtagtttatttgatgaaatcAAAGGATTACCCTTTGAAGATAATACTGGAGATCATGCAATGGGCTATAAAAATGGCAGCAGAAGAAATGGGAAGCTGAAGAAGCGAAAGGCATgtcattttgaattttgatactGTAAAATTGTTCTGTGAAAACTAAAGTACACTTTAAGCACTGGATATATGAAAACTTGTTTCAGTTCAACTTTGGTGGATGTGGTTTGTGCTCTGTTACGTATGCATCGAAAATAACAAACTTAATTATTTGAAGATAACCTTCTAGAGAGTAGAGACTTATTTGCTGCTGTCCAATTGCCCGTGTGTAACAAAGAATCCATTTAAATGAACATTGTTGTGTTAGTTTTATGCAGACCCAATGTTttacaatataaatttatagaatATATCATTTTACGTGATGACCTACCTTATGCTGTCTAACCTAAAAGACACTCCTTAAAATCATAAGTTATGTAGTTAGTTTTTTTGGGATCCATATCTTCCAAATGCATGTTATTTCCTGTTACCTTTTGCCTCTGGAGTAAGTGTGATGATTTGGTTATTGGTCTTGCAATAGTTGTCATGTCACACTCGACCAATTTCTGGTGATGAATAATTTCTACTATATGCACCAGTTATGCACTTATTATGTTGAACTGACAAGAAATCAAAACTAGTTCCAAGACTTTGAAATAATTTGCTCATCAACTCAAACTTCTATTGAAAATTGAATTCCTTCCTTCAGTGGATTTacatttcctttatttttgtcTGGCAATTTTTAACTCAAAAGTTAGGAAGCAAAAATGACTTTGCCTCAAGTTCTATGCCCTTTTCCTTTTAACTACTTTCGAAGTCCTTTGTTATTGTATGTAATATGTACAATGCAATTCAGTTGGTTGAGTTATAGTGTTTCAGTTGAGGCAGGGACTAACAATTTTGGATTCCTTGCAGAGGAAACATTGAAGAAACTGCTATTTCGGAATTACTGCTTGCTGTTGAAGGAAGTAATACAAGGGAGTATTAGAGCCACAGAGTTAGATTTGGTTGGTTCTCTTCAATTCCTAGATGTGAGGTGTGgaattttgttgttattattattattatt
The genomic region above belongs to Cicer arietinum cultivar CDC Frontier isolate Library 1 chromosome 4, Cicar.CDCFrontier_v2.0, whole genome shotgun sequence and contains:
- the LOC101505744 gene encoding uncharacterized protein codes for the protein MEKPENHFNNDNNREREASHLAALLKEMKEGLDTVRLKIQTLTAKVKSQNSTADGFSYLEAKNLLLLNYCQSLVYYLLRKAKGYSIEDHPVVRSIVEIRLFLEKIRPIDKKQQYQIQKLIKVSENTTNNTSEKEPVASNKSEDVSKYRPNPDMLVSKVEPTAHDGDGVYHGPRFAPTSMDLDKPSKGERNASRRDRELLKQAQNSDYIKTLVNDMEERPEEIKDFEGTSREVDNYIRKMEKLAKVEEDEFTRIPRTKEERKKEKYLKKAKNGMQGLTDSLFDEIKGLPFEDNTGDHAMGYKNGSRRNGKLKKRKRKH